A window of the Vanessa tameamea isolate UH-Manoa-2023 chromosome 22, ilVanTame1 primary haplotype, whole genome shotgun sequence genome harbors these coding sequences:
- the LOC113400676 gene encoding carboxypeptidase B-like, protein MRWLLGIFVCVSCVYARHEQYDKSALFNVKVKDVEQINYFNSLDYPLDIWMYATQERDGIVLVPKDYVQLFQDELNSKGIEFVIEVENIKDSLELEDKLRADKARNRAMRSDNDLLVNFDDIYNLTEVNNYLKKIAEAYPDVVTLVNGGKSFEGRDMNYLKISNSKFEDASKPIIFIESLLHAREWVTLPATLYAIEKLVVNVTDQYLIDDFDWIIMPVANPDGYEFSHDGGRFWRKNRRNGLLPGDVCLGVDLNRNFDIFYSLGSSNNVCSDIYHGTSAFSEPETQVIRDILHSDDRIEIFLDIHSFGNLILYGWGSGDLPENAFALHVAGIQMATAIDEVKEDWNLNYRVGNSALVLYPASGTAMDYGLKAGVPLSYTYELPARRNSGSTIFGFLVDPDFIKPSAVQTWEGIKAGAIFLRNTRRNLA, encoded by the exons ATGCGTTGGTTATTGggtatatttgtgtgtgtgagTTGTGTGTACGCGAGACACGAGCAGTATGATAA GTCCGCACTTTTCAATGTAAAAGTCAAAGATGTCGAACAGATTAACTACTTCAATTCCCTGGACTATCCTCTGGATATATGGATGTACGCGACACAAGAAAGAGACGGCATAGTTCTTGTACCCAAAGACTATGTCCAGCTGTTCCAAGATGAGCTCAATTCTAAGGGGATAGAGTTCGTTATtgaagttgaaaatattaaaga TTCGCTGGAGCTTGAAGACAAATTGAGGGCTGACAAAGCTAGAAATAGAGCTATGAGATCTGATAATGATTTATTAGTTAACTTTGACGATATTTACAATCTCACTGAG GTCAACAATTATCTCAAAAAAATAGCTGAGGCGTATCCAGATGTAGTCACTTTAGTCAATGGAGGAAAGTCTTTTGAAGGCAGAGACATGAACTACTTAAAAATTTCAAACAGCAAATTTGAG GACGCAAGTAAACCAATCATCTTCATCGAATCGTTACTTCACGCCCGGGAATGGGTCACACTTCCAGCAACATTGTACGCAATCGAGAAACTTGTCGTCAATGTCACTGATCAATATCTGATTGATGACTTCGACTGGATCATCATGCCAGTCGCCAACCCAGATGGCTACGAATTCAGTCACGACGGA GGTCGCTTCTGGCGTAAAAACCGCAGGAATGGATTATTACCCGGTGATGTTTGCCTCGGCGTCGATCTCAATAGAAACTTCGACATCTTTTACAGTTTAGGATCCAGCAACAATGTTTGCTCTGATATCTACCATGGTACCTCCGCCTTCTCTGAACCCGAGACTCAAGTCATAAGAGATATCTTACATAGCGATGATCGCATTGAAATATTCTTGGACATACACAGCTTTGGTAATTTGATTCTTTACGGTTGGGGATCTGGCGACCTCCCCGAGAATGCATTTGCTTTACACGTCGCAGGAATACAAATGGCCACAGCGATCGATGAAGTTAAAGAAGATTGGAACTTAAATTACAGGGTCGGCAACTCAGCCCTCGTACTCTACCCTGCATCTGGTACTGCTATGGATTATGGTCTTAAAGCTGGTGTGCCATTGTCATATACATATGAACTGCCAGCTCGTAGGAACTCTGGTTCTACTATTTTTGGGTTTTTAGTAGATCCTGACTTTATTAAACCATCTGCAGTTCAAACGTGGGAAGGAATTAAGGCAGGCGCTATTTTCCTACGCAACACCCGCCGTAATTTggcttaa
- the LOC113400678 gene encoding carboxypeptidase B-like, with protein MFSTFIYIIIITVSSGLCKNELYKGYRIYKIDLLNIKQEDKFNLLKSDLIDFWRKPSHKYNVSGQAMVPPSHFEWFEEKLGENNITRDIIIDDVFEYLHEIFLNEEGTEANFDYNNYHRYDKIISYLKSIEEAYSNSSEISIQLVEAGRTDEDRPLVYLTVTAKSSLKTQKPLVIIEAGINPREWITVPSAINIIDKIVQEDQKNFLQNLQWIIIPVLNPDGYEYTHTNLRLWTKSRSTRSSLGPICPGVNINRNFDIDWLFSDTSSSPCSHLYGGVEAFSEPETKMIKNLIEKYGRTIQLYISLQNNGRFISYPWQYERAASGMFRQHHLLGLEMTSAMGDDYVLDIGSETLGDRASGTSTDYAMDNGVLYTFNVNIEKQGASGVIIPGNEIKPIAENVWNAVAIAAKSIMKRSANTNS; from the exons atgttttccacTTTTATATACATCATAATTATAACAGTTTCAAGTGGTCTttgtaaaaatgaattatataaggG ATACAGGATATACAAAATTGATTTGCTTAATATTAAACAAGAGgacaagtttaatttattaaaaagcgaCTTGATTGACTTTTGGAGGAAGCCCTCGCACAAATACAATGTTAGTGGCCAAGCAATGGTACCACCATCACATTTTGAATGGTTCGAAGAAAAACTCGGAGAAAACAATATAACAAGAGATATTATCATAGATGATGTATTTGA ATATCTTcatgaaatatttctaaatgaaGAAGGAACAGAGGCGAATTTTGATTACAACAACTACCACAGGTATGACAAA ataatAAGTTACTTGAAATCGATTGAAGAAGCTTATTCAAATTCAAGTGAAATTTCGATACAATTGGTTGAAGCTGGTAGAACAGATGAAGATCGACCTTTGGTTTATTTAACAGTTACTGCTAAATCTTCCCTGAAAACTCAAAAACCTTTAGTAATCATTGAAGCTGGAATAAATCCCAGAGAGTGGATCACAGTACCATCAGCTATAAACATCATTGACAAAATAGTCCAAGAAGATCAGAAGAATTTTTTGCAAAATTTACAATGGATTATAATTCCTGTACTAAATCCAGATGGATATGAATACACTCATACAAat CTTCGTCTGTGGACGAAATCAAGAAGCACAAGAAGCTCCCTCGGTCCAATCTGTCCAGGCGTCAACATCAATCGTAATTTTGACATTGACTGGCTTTTCTCAGACACGAGCTCCAGTCCGTGTAGTCATCTATATGGTGGTGTGGAAGCATTTTCTGAACCTGAAACAAAAAtgattaagaatttaattgaaaaatatggaAGAACTATACAATTGTACATCTCGCTACAGAATAATGGACGTTTTATTTCGTATCCTTGGCAATACGAAAGAGCTGCAAGTGGCATGTTTCGTCAACATCATTTACTCGGTTTAGAAATGACATCTGCAATGGGTGATGATTATGTACTTGATATTGGTTCTGAAACACTCGGTGATCGAGCTTCTGGTACCAGTACAGATTATGCGATGGATAATGGAGTTTTGTATACGTTTAACGTCAATATTGAAAAGCAAGGTGCAAGCGGTGTGATCATACCAGGTAACGAAATTAAACCAATTGCTGAAAATGTATGGAATGCAGTAGCTATCGCAGCCAAAAGTATTATGAAACGTAGCGCGAATACAAATAGTTAG
- the LOC113400694 gene encoding carboxypeptidase B-like, giving the protein MAYIFKIIFLIFASVYIVQAKHEDYDGHSLYEVKVNDLVQVDELNAIVEEMNLDLWSYAIPGREGLILVAKNMKPLFETAVNKIGVEYKIVTENIKEKLELEDKLLADAARSSNFSRSGDISLDVIHRYNVVDRYLTDLANRFPRVVRVVSAGRSVEGRDIKYLRISSNNFQDTNKPVVMIQSLLHAREWVTLPVTLYAIHKLVIDVTEQDLIRNIDWIILPIANPDGYEFSHTTTRMWRKNRRTGFGICVGVDLNRNHDFNWGTASSNSACSDTFHGPRAFSEPETQITRNIITEFRSRLSLFIDAHSFGSLILYGYGNRQLPPHALILNTVGVQMAHRIDAVKWPSHRNYRVGNIAAVLYQASGGSSDYVQSMIGRGLSYTYELPAYRNLNTINGFLVDPAFVRQAGFETWEGIKVAARYVVQNRMYFKNQTDDFPMFGY; this is encoded by the exons AtggcatacatttttaaaattatttttctaatatttgcATCTGTTTATATAGTGCAAGCAAAACACGAAGACTATGATGg ACATTCCTTGTACGAAGTCAAGGTCAATGACCTTGTACAAGTTGATGAGCTAAATGCAATTGTTGAAGAGATGAATCTAGATCTATGGTCGTATGCTATTCCTGGCCGAGAAGGACTCATTCTAGTTGCAAAGAACATGAAGCCTCTTTTCGAAACTGCcgttaataaaattggagtagAATACAAAATTGTTACGGAAAATATTAAAGA AAAACTGGAGCTAGAAGATAAATTATTAGCTGATGCGGCTAGATCAAGCAATTTTAGTAGATCTGGGGACATATCTTTAGATGTCATTCACCGTTATAATGTG GTGGACCGATACCTCACCGATCTGGCCAACAGGTTCCCAAGAGTTGTCCGTGTCGTGTCCGCTGGGAGAAGTGTAGAAGGTCGAGACATCAAATACCTTAGGATATCTTCAAACAATTTCCag GATACAAATAAGCCCGTCGTCATGATCCAGTCTCTCCTCCACGCTCGTGAATGGGTCACTCTCCCAGTGACTCTTTATGCCATTCACAAGTTGGTGATTGATGTCACCGAACAGGATTTGATTAGGAACATTGATTGGATCATCTTGCCAATCGCGAATCCTGATGGATATGAATTTTCCCACACCACA ACTCGTATGTGGAGGAAGAACCGCAGAACTGGCTTCGGTATATGCGTCGGCGTTGATCTAAACAGGAACCACGACTTCAACTGGGGTACCGCCTCCAGCAACTCAGCCTGCAGTGACACGTTCCACGGACCCAGAGCCTTCTCTGAACCAGAGACACAAATCACAAGGAACATTATTACCGAGTTTAGAAGCCGTCTTTCTCTATTCATTGATGCTCATAGCTTCGGAAGTCTGATACTCTATGGATATGGTAATAGACAGCTGCCACCACACGCACTGATCCTGAACACAGTTGGCGTCCAAATGGCCCACAGAATCGATGCTGTCAAATGGCCATCTCATCGTAATTATAGGGTTGGTAATATCGCGGCAGTGTTGTACCAAGCATCTGGTGGGTCCAGTGATTACGTCCAGTCCATGATCGGTCGTGGTCTTTCATACACTTATGAACTGCCAGCTTACAGAAATCTGAATACCATTAACGGTTTCCTAGTCGACCCTGCTTTCGTTCGCCAAGCTGGTTTTGAAACCTGGGAAGGTATCAAGGTAGCAGCTCGATACGTTGTCCAGAACAGGATGTATTTCAAAAATCAAACCGATGACTTTCCAATGtttggatattaa